The Ignavibacteriota bacterium genome contains a region encoding:
- a CDS encoding addiction module protein has translation MSANVTEEIKKLSIPERLLIVEEIWDSIAQENQSFELTQGQHDELDRRIESLKENPTQGRTWEEIKSEFLNKR, from the coding sequence ATGTCAGCAAATGTAACAGAAGAAATAAAGAAACTCAGCATTCCGGAGCGGTTACTCATCGTTGAAGAAATTTGGGATAGCATCGCTCAGGAGAACCAATCGTTCGAATTGACGCAGGGCCAACATGACGAACTCGACAGAAGAATCGAGTCGTTGAAGGAAAATCCGACTCAAGGACGAACGTGGGAAGAAATCAAGTCGGAGTTTCTCAATAAGAGATAG
- a CDS encoding DUF393 domain-containing protein: MKSITTNGTLLYDASCGVCSRGVLGLKKLLIKKGIEIAPLQEQWVKEKLNLTETELLQDVRLLLNDGTLIEGANVYRYTLRKTWWTFPVYLLSVLPLFRSLFDWGYRVVARNRFKLSRKCSVLSIANDI, encoded by the coding sequence ATGAAATCAATTACTACAAACGGTACTCTTCTATACGATGCCTCCTGCGGTGTATGCAGTCGCGGTGTACTTGGTTTGAAAAAGTTGCTGATAAAAAAGGGAATTGAGATTGCACCGTTACAAGAACAATGGGTGAAAGAAAAACTAAACCTCACCGAAACTGAACTACTGCAAGACGTCCGCTTACTATTGAACGACGGAACTCTCATTGAAGGAGCAAACGTGTACCGTTATACACTGAGGAAAACTTGGTGGACATTTCCGGTGTATCTTCTTTCTGTATTGCCGTTGTTTCGTTCTTTGTTTGATTGGGGTTATAGGGTGGTTGCAAGGAACCGATTTAAACTCTCTCGAAAGTGCTCAGTATTGTCTATAGCAAATGATATTTGA
- a CDS encoding histidine kinase, with product MKTKFTCFIILFVLVLTSCLAQPVRITINVIAPSSTPKDATIFIAGNEPKLGDWDPGKVSMKQLYDSLWTTELTFPKGLFLEFKITRGSWNNQAMYKQGEVPPNTQATLNNDTTITLHPTMWSDEGEKTGGGVLGTVTYHKKLQGDGLKYERDVIVWLPPSYESDTSKRYPVLYMHDGQNIVDPNTSFIGYDWHVDEVAESLIKFNKMKEIIVVGIYNSPDRREEYAQTELGEAYQKFIVTKLKPMIDAEYRTLSDRENTGVMGSSMGGLASFLLVWNYPEVFSMAGCLSPAFPEESISGVEQYNGNEKNIRLYIDNGGVGLEKELQIGCDLMLPVLRKKGFKDGKNLEWFLDEKAEHNERAWAARLWRPLMFMFGR from the coding sequence ATGAAAACGAAATTCACGTGCTTCATCATTCTCTTTGTTCTTGTACTCACATCATGTCTGGCGCAGCCCGTCAGAATTACAATCAATGTCATAGCACCGTCTTCAACTCCAAAAGACGCAACGATTTTTATTGCAGGGAACGAACCAAAACTCGGCGATTGGGATCCGGGTAAAGTGAGCATGAAACAACTCTACGATTCACTCTGGACAACAGAACTAACTTTTCCGAAAGGATTATTCTTGGAATTCAAAATCACTCGCGGTTCATGGAACAACCAGGCAATGTATAAGCAAGGAGAAGTTCCGCCGAATACTCAGGCAACGCTGAACAACGACACGACGATTACGCTTCATCCAACGATGTGGAGCGATGAGGGGGAGAAAACCGGAGGCGGAGTTCTCGGAACCGTAACATATCATAAAAAATTACAAGGCGATGGATTGAAATACGAACGTGATGTGATTGTTTGGCTTCCCCCGTCGTATGAATCTGATACGTCAAAACGTTATCCGGTCTTGTACATGCACGACGGTCAAAATATTGTTGACCCGAACACATCGTTCATTGGCTACGACTGGCATGTGGATGAAGTTGCTGAGAGTTTAATCAAATTCAACAAGATGAAAGAAATTATTGTCGTTGGAATTTACAACTCGCCCGACCGTCGTGAAGAATACGCTCAAACGGAATTGGGTGAAGCATATCAAAAATTTATTGTCACGAAACTCAAGCCGATGATTGATGCGGAATACCGGACATTATCGGACAGAGAAAACACCGGAGTGATGGGTTCTTCGATGGGCGGACTGGCTTCGTTCCTTCTCGTGTGGAATTATCCTGAAGTATTTTCGATGGCGGGATGTCTTTCACCGGCATTTCCTGAAGAATCTATTAGTGGAGTAGAGCAATACAATGGAAACGAGAAAAATATCCGGCTGTACATTGATAACGGGGGAGTCGGCTTGGAAAAAGAACTTCAAATCGGATGCGACTTGATGCTTCCTGTTCTGCGAAAAAAAGGATTCAAGGACGGAAAAAATCTTGAATGGTTTCTTGATGAAAAGGCGGAACACAACGAGCGTGCGTGGGCAGCGCGGTTGTGGCGGCCGTTAATGTTCATGTTCGGCAGATAA
- a CDS encoding type II toxin-antitoxin system RelE/ParE family toxin encodes MTLRFHPDAETEFQEAARWYGQQRNGLDTEFMLCIDEALQRIKRDPHLYPRCHREARKTVIRRFPFIIIYQIEAREIQVLAIFHSHRNPMRWKSRVK; translated from the coding sequence ATGACGCTTCGGTTCCATCCTGATGCTGAAACGGAATTTCAGGAAGCCGCACGATGGTACGGACAACAACGTAATGGTCTCGATACAGAATTCATGCTGTGTATTGACGAGGCGTTACAACGGATTAAACGAGACCCTCATTTATATCCACGGTGTCATCGAGAGGCACGTAAAACAGTTATCAGACGATTCCCGTTCATTATTATTTATCAAATTGAGGCAAGGGAGATTCAAGTACTTGCTATTTTTCATTCGCACAGAAATCCAATGCGATGGAAATCCCGAGTGAAATGA
- a CDS encoding PIG-L family deacetylase — MVAPILIDIQNKGRIVAHVLFLCLFCSWQTFAQSNSPTLTLLSLSAHPDDEDGATLAYYSKIKGVKTYSIFFTRGEGGQNEIGSELGEELGVLRTKETLEAVKIIESDVFFLGFPDFGFSKTAKETFSMWRSKDSVLARLVYLIRALKPDVIITNHDTITTKPNRQHGNHQVVGISAYEAFEKAADPLFHPEQLNDDVTLWQAKKLFFRFLNRGNAPTDSLVTIDVSERNATGETIEQIALNSLNKHRSQGMDKITLDSMSPFFRQHKYYLVREEERFPFDSLDLFSGISSTKKQIPPLTQFPFPQIQLPEIKPRTTNEVTAQHAEHIVVGLVKTYDNSVEQTLSLFNINYELLDSNHLASDDLSKYSVILLDLRTYEYRPDAVVYNNRLLSYVNDGGNLICFYHKPNDWNGKNFAPYPITLTSERVTEENAVVSILKPEHEVFNSPNKISESDCSGWTQERNIYLPSDDTTKTSSRYERLLSMSDTEEQQPSTSLLFARYGKGTYTYCSLALYRQLRNMNEGAMKLFFNLLSLQKGK; from the coding sequence ATGGTCGCTCCTATTCTCATTGATATTCAGAACAAAGGTAGAATTGTTGCCCACGTTCTTTTTCTTTGCCTGTTTTGTTCCTGGCAAACCTTTGCACAAAGCAACTCTCCCACTCTCACACTTCTCTCCCTCTCCGCTCACCCCGATGATGAAGACGGTGCAACCCTCGCGTATTATTCAAAAATAAAAGGTGTGAAAACATACAGCATCTTTTTCACACGCGGTGAGGGAGGACAAAATGAAATCGGCTCGGAGTTGGGAGAAGAGTTAGGAGTGTTACGAACGAAAGAAACGCTTGAGGCTGTAAAAATTATCGAAAGCGATGTTTTCTTTCTTGGTTTCCCAGATTTCGGATTTTCCAAAACTGCTAAAGAAACTTTTTCGATGTGGAGAAGCAAAGATAGCGTACTGGCACGACTTGTCTATCTTATTCGAGCATTGAAACCTGATGTTATCATAACGAACCATGATACGATTACAACCAAGCCGAACCGTCAACATGGCAATCACCAGGTGGTTGGAATCTCCGCGTATGAAGCATTTGAAAAAGCGGCCGACCCTCTGTTTCATCCGGAGCAGTTGAACGATGATGTCACCCTCTGGCAAGCGAAAAAATTATTTTTCAGATTTCTGAATCGCGGAAATGCCCCAACCGATTCATTGGTAACAATTGATGTCAGTGAACGCAATGCAACCGGAGAAACCATTGAGCAGATTGCGTTGAACTCACTCAACAAGCATCGCTCACAAGGGATGGACAAGATTACACTTGACTCAATGTCACCGTTTTTCCGTCAGCACAAGTATTATCTTGTCCGGGAAGAAGAACGATTTCCTTTTGATTCTTTGGATTTATTTTCAGGGATATCATCAACGAAAAAACAAATTCCTCCACTCACTCAATTTCCGTTTCCTCAGATACAGCTTCCTGAAATCAAACCAAGAACAACAAATGAAGTTACAGCGCAACATGCAGAACATATTGTTGTCGGATTAGTAAAGACGTATGACAATAGTGTAGAGCAAACACTTTCGTTGTTCAACATCAACTACGAGTTGCTTGATTCAAATCATCTTGCCTCTGATGATTTGAGTAAGTACTCTGTTATCCTGCTTGATTTGCGAACATACGAGTACCGTCCGGATGCCGTCGTTTACAACAACCGATTGCTTTCGTACGTCAACGACGGAGGAAATCTGATTTGCTTCTATCATAAACCAAACGATTGGAACGGAAAGAATTTCGCTCCCTATCCGATTACGCTGACAAGTGAACGTGTTACTGAAGAAAATGCTGTTGTCTCCATCCTCAAGCCTGAGCATGAAGTATTCAATTCACCTAATAAGATATCTGAGAGTGATTGTAGCGGATGGACTCAGGAGCGAAACATTTATCTCCCGAGCGATGACACAACAAAAACATCTTCACGCTACGAACGTTTACTTTCAATGAGCGATACAGAGGAACAACAACCTTCAACATCTCTCCTGTTTGCCCGATATGGAAAAGGAACGTACACGTATTGCTCGCTTGCGTTGTACCGTCAGTTACGAAACATGAATGAAGGCGCCATGAAATTGTTCTTCAACCTTCTTTCACTTCAAAAAGGAAAGTAA
- a CDS encoding APC family permease, whose amino-acid sequence MTQQQETEKHQLIRGVTLPSATALNMIDMIGVGPFITIPLIIAAMGGPQAMLGWIVGALLVICDGLVWAELGAAMPNSGGSYRYLKEIYNPDKGGKLMSFLFIWQLTFSAPLSIASGCIGLSLYASYLFPSLGTTLFQHDIELALPLLSLFKFSIVLSPGTFVAMGTCLLAVILLYRKINIIGKISEYLWVAVMLTIAWIIFAGVTHFNSARAFDFPPNAFTLDSAFFNGLGAAMLIAIYDYWGYYNVCFFAGEVKEPGRVIPRAILYSILAVAAIYIVMNISILGVIPWQELSETANSDARRFIISVFMERLYGDWAGSLATVLIMLTAFASVFSLLLGYSRVPYAAALEGDYFKPFTRVHPEHRFPNVSLLVLGFVALFFCLFRLADVIAALVVIRIIIQFLAQIAGVIVLRSRKPDMPRPFRMWLYPLPAVIAFAGFVYVLVMRNNFEKEIKYAFVLLVLGVVLYLIRLWRKKGQKLTQV is encoded by the coding sequence ATGACTCAACAACAGGAAACAGAAAAACATCAACTCATCCGCGGTGTAACGCTTCCAAGCGCAACCGCGCTGAACATGATTGACATGATTGGCGTCGGACCGTTCATTACCATTCCGCTTATCATCGCGGCGATGGGCGGACCGCAAGCGATGCTCGGCTGGATTGTCGGCGCGTTGCTTGTTATTTGCGACGGACTTGTCTGGGCGGAACTTGGCGCGGCAATGCCGAATTCCGGCGGCTCGTACCGCTACCTGAAAGAAATCTACAATCCCGACAAAGGGGGCAAACTAATGTCGTTCCTGTTTATCTGGCAACTAACATTCAGTGCGCCGCTTTCGATTGCATCCGGTTGCATCGGACTTTCGCTGTACGCAAGTTATCTCTTTCCATCGCTCGGCACAACGCTCTTTCAGCACGATATTGAACTTGCTCTTCCGCTTCTGAGTTTGTTCAAATTCAGCATCGTTCTTTCTCCCGGAACGTTCGTTGCAATGGGAACGTGCCTGCTCGCCGTCATTCTTCTCTATAGAAAAATCAACATCATCGGAAAAATCTCCGAGTATCTTTGGGTGGCAGTCATGCTCACCATCGCATGGATTATTTTCGCGGGCGTCACGCATTTCAACAGCGCACGTGCGTTTGATTTTCCTCCGAACGCATTTACACTTGACTCCGCGTTCTTCAATGGACTCGGCGCCGCGATGCTCATTGCGATTTATGATTATTGGGGATACTACAACGTTTGCTTTTTCGCCGGCGAAGTGAAAGAACCGGGAAGAGTTATTCCCCGCGCAATTTTGTATTCGATTCTTGCCGTTGCGGCAATTTATATTGTCATGAACATCAGCATTCTCGGCGTCATTCCGTGGCAGGAACTGAGTGAAACGGCAAATTCGGATGCACGTCGGTTCATCATTTCCGTCTTCATGGAGCGGCTCTACGGTGATTGGGCTGGCTCGCTTGCAACTGTTCTCATCATGCTGACGGCGTTCGCTTCTGTCTTTTCGTTGTTGCTCGGTTACTCACGCGTTCCCTACGCCGCCGCGCTCGAAGGAGATTACTTCAAGCCGTTCACACGCGTTCATCCTGAGCACCGCTTCCCGAATGTTTCCCTGCTTGTGCTGGGATTTGTCGCACTCTTTTTCTGCCTCTTCCGTCTGGCAGATGTGATTGCTGCGTTAGTTGTCATCCGCATCATCATTCAGTTTCTTGCACAGATTGCCGGTGTGATTGTTCTCCGCTCACGCAAGCCCGATATGCCCCGCCCGTTCCGAATGTGGCTCTATCCCCTCCCCGCAGTGATTGCTTTTGCAGGATTTGTTTATGTTCTGGTGATGAGAAATAATTTTGAAAAAGAAATCAAATATGCATTTGTACTGCTTGTTCTGGGAGTGGTTTTGTATTTGATTCGATTGTGGAGAAAAAAGGGACAGAAATTAACACAAGTTTGA
- a CDS encoding YbjQ family protein — protein sequence MRHPMTTTTFTFEGYRILKQLGVVRGITVRSRSIFGTIGASFQTLVGGNISLFTELCEKSREEAFEMMVLHAQQIGANALIGVRYDTTEMMSGVTEVLCYGTAVVVEPV from the coding sequence ATGCGCCACCCGATGACGACAACCACGTTCACGTTCGAAGGGTACCGTATCCTCAAACAACTTGGCGTCGTTCGGGGAATTACCGTTCGTTCCCGTTCCATCTTCGGGACGATCGGCGCGTCGTTTCAAACCCTCGTCGGTGGAAATATTTCTCTCTTCACAGAACTGTGCGAGAAATCCCGCGAAGAAGCATTCGAGATGATGGTGCTTCACGCACAGCAAATCGGTGCAAACGCTCTCATCGGTGTCCGCTACGATACAACAGAAATGATGAGCGGCGTGACGGAAGTTCTGTGTTACGGAACTGCGGTTGTAGTCGAACCTGTATAA
- a CDS encoding DUF2007 domain-containing protein, whose protein sequence is MVKIRNFSDAFVAGFAKEILESETIPVLLKTDGRGTAWGEGYPPMHAVYEVFVDEESAEKATEILKAYLGEE, encoded by the coding sequence ATGGTAAAGATTCGAAATTTCTCCGATGCGTTTGTTGCAGGGTTCGCGAAAGAAATACTTGAGTCTGAAACAATTCCTGTTTTGTTGAAAACTGATGGAAGGGGAACTGCGTGGGGAGAAGGGTATCCGCCAATGCACGCCGTTTATGAAGTATTTGTTGATGAAGAGTCGGCAGAAAAAGCGACTGAAATTTTGAAAGCATATCTTGGGGAAGAGTAA
- a CDS encoding methylated-DNA--[protein]-cysteine S-methyltransferase, with product MVEKIPKGKVATYGQIASFCGLPGQARFVGYALHNTPFGVEIPWHRVVNAQGRISFPKESVSYKRQKELLKKEGILIIKEKIDLELYRWIRMK from the coding sequence ATGGTGGAAAAAATTCCAAAAGGAAAAGTGGCAACCTATGGGCAGATTGCATCGTTCTGCGGATTGCCGGGACAGGCACGATTTGTCGGCTACGCACTTCATAATACTCCTTTCGGTGTAGAGATTCCATGGCATCGTGTTGTCAATGCACAAGGAAGAATTTCGTTCCCGAAAGAGTCCGTCAGTTACAAACGCCAAAAAGAACTATTGAAGAAAGAAGGGATTCTTATTATAAAAGAAAAGATTGATTTGGAATTGTATCGGTGGATACGGATGAAGTAA
- a CDS encoding T9SS type A sorting domain-containing protein translates to MNYYNIAILIILVTPCSFSQTFQDFINRVNAAQYNERTAIVDSFMTAHPQLPFYENDTTVHFIYRGSVNRIKIPGDMNGWDTSSYSMLKLSTTDLWYLTKKFESDARLDYKFFANGSTWLADSRNPNRAPGGYGNSELRMPQYVSPPEIQYYSDIAHGTLRDTTFHSTILNNSRTVRVYLPPNYESSSDSFPIILFHDGLEYVSFAYANRVIDYLLAQNRIQPIIAVFVPPVNRTPEYAGNQTTQFSSFIINELMPYIDSRYRTRKSPASRAVMGASYGGNISLYLAFNYPNVFGNTAPQSSYIGSSLSSGFQNSATLDLKLYLDIGTYDIDILVPMVRNFIPILQSKGYEYQYNEYHEGHSWGNWRAHIDDALEFFFPGSALGISETPAIPMQTTLLQNYPNPFNPSTNFGFRIANFEFVILSVFDLLGRKIDVLLNEQKPAGEYSVRWDADKFPAGVYFYQLQTESSVQTKRMILLK, encoded by the coding sequence ATGAACTATTACAACATCGCGATTCTTATCATCCTTGTTACCCCCTGCTCTTTTTCCCAAACATTTCAGGATTTCATCAACCGTGTGAATGCCGCGCAATACAACGAACGCACTGCGATCGTTGATAGTTTCATGACGGCACATCCGCAACTTCCCTTTTATGAAAATGATACGACGGTGCATTTTATTTATCGGGGAAGCGTTAACAGAATAAAAATCCCTGGTGATATGAACGGCTGGGACACAAGTTCATATTCTATGCTGAAACTTTCTACAACTGATTTGTGGTACCTTACAAAGAAGTTTGAATCCGATGCACGTTTAGATTACAAGTTCTTTGCGAACGGAAGTACTTGGTTAGCCGACTCGCGAAATCCCAACCGAGCGCCGGGAGGATATGGAAATTCTGAACTGCGTATGCCACAGTATGTTTCACCACCGGAAATTCAATATTATTCTGACATAGCGCATGGGACTCTCCGAGACACAACATTTCACAGTACAATTCTTAATAATTCCAGAACTGTCAGAGTCTATCTACCACCAAATTACGAATCTTCAAGCGATAGTTTCCCTATAATTCTTTTTCACGACGGGCTTGAATATGTTTCGTTCGCGTACGCGAACAGAGTGATTGATTATCTGCTCGCACAAAACCGTATCCAACCAATCATTGCGGTCTTCGTTCCTCCGGTAAACAGAACACCGGAATATGCCGGCAACCAGACAACACAATTCTCATCGTTCATCATCAATGAATTAATGCCGTACATTGATTCCCGGTACCGAACAAGAAAATCTCCGGCAAGTCGCGCCGTGATGGGGGCATCGTACGGTGGAAATATCTCGCTGTATCTCGCGTTCAATTATCCGAATGTTTTCGGAAATACCGCACCGCAATCAAGTTACATCGGCAGTTCGTTATCTTCCGGATTTCAGAATAGCGCAACATTAGATTTGAAACTCTATCTCGACATTGGAACGTACGATATTGATATTCTCGTTCCGATGGTACGAAACTTCATCCCGATTTTGCAATCAAAAGGATATGAATATCAGTACAATGAATATCACGAAGGGCACAGTTGGGGGAATTGGCGCGCGCATATTGATGATGCTCTGGAATTTTTCTTTCCCGGCTCTGCGCTTGGAATCTCCGAAACTCCAGCCATCCCGATGCAAACGACACTGTTACAAAATTATCCCAATCCGTTTAACCCGTCAACGAATTTCGGATTTCGAATCGCCAATTTCGAATTTGTTATACTCAGCGTATTCGATCTCTTGGGAAGGAAGATTGATGTGTTACTCAACGAACAAAAACCGGCGGGAGAATATTCGGTGAGGTGGGATGCGGACAAGTTTCCTGCGGGCGTGTATTTCTATCAACTTCAAACAGAATCATCCGTTCAAACGAAACGGATGATACTTCTTAAATAA
- the gcvP gene encoding aminomethyl-transferring glycine dehydrogenase: MSIQLSPNEQFSQRHIGPDEEEIKQMLETVGASSLDEFVQSVIPQNLRTNSPLNFPSASESVTLAELRTIASKNNVYRSLLGMGYNDTITPAVIQRNILENPGWYTAYTPYQAEIAQGRMEALLNFQTMLIDLTGLPVANASLLDEATSAAEAMLMMFNIKGKAGKNTFFVSDDCHPQTIAVVLTRAKPLNIHVVVGTWQKMMFTEEMFGALLQYPASDGAVYDYRSFIEKAHTVGAMVAVAADLLGLALLTPPGEFGADIALGNTQRFGVPLGYGGPHAAFFATKDEFKRNVPGRIIGVSIDSQGNPALRMALQTREQHIRREKATSNICTSQVLLAIMASMYAVYHGPDGIKAIAEQVHNLTKILARGLKKLGYTIVHDDYFDTIRIQSSKETQQRLKHAAESKRINLRYFEDGSLSVSFDEVTTTEEVETLWSIFAEGSHQPFALNEIAKSEKHGYVGLMKRTSNYLQHPVFNSHHSETEMLRYIRSLEAKDLSLTTSMIPLGSCTMKLNATTELMPITWKEFGGLHPFVPLEQAQGYQELFRQLEGMLKKITGFAAVSLQPNSGAQGEYTGLLVIKAFHESRGEGHRNICLIPTSAHGTNPASAVMAGMNIVLVRCEENGNVDINDLEAKAKQHSANLAAFMITYPSTHGVFEEGIKEMCAIIHRNGGQVYMDGANLNAQVGFCKPQELGADVCHINLHKTFSIPHGGGGPGMGPIAVAQHLAEFLPSHPVIPCGGTKTLGTVSAAPWGSPSILPISWAYIRMMDSEGLKKATQVAMLNANYMAKKLESSFPILYTGINGRVAHEFILDTRVIKEQSGVEAEDISKRLMDYGFHAPTVSFPVPGTLMIEPTESESKEELDRYCDALISIRKEIEEIIQGKYDKTNNVLKNAPHTAAMVVSDEWKFPYSREKAVFPSTHTKRNKFWIAVGRINNAYGDRNLVCSCPPIESYSSQ, encoded by the coding sequence ATGTCCATACAATTATCCCCGAACGAACAATTTTCCCAACGACACATCGGACCCGATGAAGAAGAAATCAAACAGATGCTTGAAACAGTCGGCGCATCGTCGCTCGATGAGTTTGTTCAGAGCGTCATTCCTCAGAACTTAAGAACGAACTCTCCACTCAATTTCCCATCGGCAAGCGAATCAGTAACGCTTGCAGAACTGCGGACAATCGCTTCGAAGAACAACGTGTATCGTTCGTTGCTCGGCATGGGATACAATGACACAATTACGCCCGCGGTCATTCAGCGAAACATTCTTGAGAATCCCGGATGGTACACTGCATACACACCCTATCAGGCAGAAATCGCGCAGGGACGGATGGAAGCGTTGCTCAATTTCCAGACGATGCTCATTGATTTAACCGGGCTTCCTGTTGCCAATGCATCATTGCTTGATGAAGCAACTTCCGCCGCAGAAGCGATGCTGATGATGTTCAACATCAAGGGGAAAGCGGGAAAGAATACGTTCTTTGTTTCAGATGATTGCCATCCTCAAACAATCGCCGTCGTACTCACACGTGCGAAGCCGTTGAATATTCATGTCGTTGTCGGAACATGGCAAAAAATGATGTTTACCGAAGAGATGTTCGGAGCGTTGTTACAATATCCGGCAAGCGATGGCGCTGTGTATGACTATCGTTCGTTCATCGAGAAGGCACACACCGTTGGCGCGATGGTTGCAGTTGCGGCAGATTTGTTAGGGCTTGCTTTGCTCACTCCGCCCGGAGAATTTGGCGCGGACATTGCGCTCGGCAACACTCAACGATTCGGCGTTCCCCTTGGCTACGGCGGACCACATGCCGCATTCTTTGCAACAAAAGATGAATTCAAACGAAATGTTCCGGGAAGAATTATCGGCGTCTCGATTGATTCACAGGGAAATCCGGCGTTGCGCATGGCGCTGCAAACACGCGAGCAACACATTCGCCGCGAGAAAGCGACATCGAACATTTGCACGTCGCAGGTATTGCTTGCAATTATGGCAAGCATGTACGCCGTCTATCATGGACCGGATGGAATCAAGGCAATTGCCGAGCAGGTTCACAATCTGACAAAAATTCTTGCTCGTGGGTTGAAGAAATTAGGATACACGATTGTTCATGATGATTACTTCGACACAATCAGAATTCAATCAAGCAAAGAAACGCAACAACGATTGAAGCACGCGGCCGAATCGAAGCGCATCAACCTGAGATATTTTGAAGATGGTTCACTCAGTGTTTCGTTCGATGAAGTGACTACGACGGAAGAAGTGGAAACGCTTTGGAGTATTTTTGCTGAAGGAAGTCACCAGCCGTTCGCGTTGAATGAAATTGCAAAATCAGAAAAACACGGTTACGTTGGGTTGATGAAGCGAACATCAAACTACCTGCAACATCCTGTCTTCAACTCGCATCATTCGGAAACGGAAATGTTGCGCTATATCCGTTCACTTGAAGCAAAAGATTTGTCACTCACAACGAGTATGATTCCGCTCGGCTCCTGCACGATGAAATTGAACGCGACGACAGAACTGATGCCGATTACGTGGAAAGAGTTTGGCGGTCTGCATCCGTTCGTTCCTCTTGAACAAGCGCAGGGCTATCAGGAATTATTCAGGCAACTTGAAGGAATGTTGAAGAAGATTACCGGCTTTGCTGCTGTTTCGCTTCAACCAAACTCCGGTGCGCAGGGAGAATACACGGGATTGTTAGTCATCAAAGCATTTCATGAATCGCGCGGAGAAGGACACAGGAATATTTGTTTGATTCCGACATCGGCACACGGAACAAATCCCGCAAGCGCGGTGATGGCGGGAATGAATATCGTTCTCGTTCGATGTGAGGAGAATGGGAATGTTGACATCAACGATTTGGAAGCGAAAGCAAAACAACATTCCGCCAATCTTGCCGCGTTCATGATAACATATCCTTCAACACATGGAGTGTTTGAAGAAGGCATCAAGGAAATGTGTGCAATCATTCATCGCAATGGGGGACAAGTCTATATGGATGGCGCGAACCTGAACGCGCAGGTTGGATTTTGCAAACCACAGGAACTTGGCGCGGATGTTTGTCATATCAACCTCCATAAAACATTTTCTATTCCGCACGGCGGCGGCGGACCCGGAATGGGACCGATTGCCGTAGCGCAACATCTTGCAGAATTTCTTCCTTCGCATCCTGTTATTCCTTGCGGCGGTACAAAAACGCTCGGCACTGTTTCTGCAGCGCCGTGGGGAAGTCCGAGTATTCTCCCGATTTCGTGGGCGTACATCCGCATGATGGACTCTGAAGGATTGAAGAAAGCGACACAGGTTGCAATGCTGAATGCAAACTACATGGCAAAGAAATTGGAATCTTCATTCCCGATTTTATATACAGGCATAAACGGGCGTGTTGCGCACGAATTTATTCTCGACACGAGAGTCATCAAAGAACAAAGCGGAGTCGAAGCGGAAGACATTTCAAAGCGGTTGATGGATTATGGCTTCCACGCGCCGACAGTTTCGTTCCCCGTTCCCGGCACATTAATGATTGAACCGACGGAAAGCGAATCGAAGGAGGAACTTGACCGTTACTGTGACGCGCTGATTTCCATCCGGAAAGAAATTGAAGAAATCATTCAAGGCAAGTACGATAAAACAAACAACGTGTTAAAGAATGCACCGCACACCGCAGCAATGGTTGTGAGTGATGAATGGAAGTTTCCGTACTCTCGCGAGAAAGCCGTCTTTCCATCAACTCACACAAAAAGAAATAAATTCTGGATTGCGGTTGGGAGAATTAACAACGCGTATGGAGATAGAAATCTTGTCTGCTCGTGCCCGCCGATTGAATCATATTCAAGTCAATAA
- the gcvH gene encoding glycine cleavage system protein GcvH, translating to MNFPEQLKYTSEHEWIRIEGNIGVVGITEYAQGELGDVVFVELPAVGKQFKRGDAFGTVEAVKAVSDLFAPISGEVVEVNPQLEKTPELVNKEPYEGGWMLKLSIADSGELGSLLTAQQYREQIGK from the coding sequence ATGAATTTTCCTGAACAACTGAAATACACGAGTGAACATGAATGGATTCGCATCGAAGGAAATATCGGTGTTGTCGGAATAACGGAATATGCGCAGGGTGAACTTGGCGACGTGGTGTTTGTCGAACTGCCTGCAGTTGGAAAACAGTTCAAACGCGGTGATGCGTTTGGGACAGTCGAAGCGGTAAAAGCAGTCTCCGATTTGTTCGCTCCAATTTCCGGCGAAGTGGTCGAGGTGAATCCTCAACTTGAAAAGACTCCCGAACTTGTCAACAAAGAACCATACGAAGGAGGATGGATGCTCAAACTGAGCATTGCCGACTCCGGCGAACTCGGCTCACTGTTGACTGCTCAACAATATCGAGAGCAGATAGGTAAATAG